The Cohnella abietis genome has a segment encoding these proteins:
- a CDS encoding glycosyltransferase gives MIHSGVAEKIYSDLTYKDCVVSFHHVDYRKTTGGAEKYGVEQQKMMNDRSISYVALFIVTNQDGHKVGSNHLIVEVVIDGKTSCFLAAWQVGFCFSNLISTKKINLMRIFLNGLNMNIAMIDEILSRIKEKEEIETFHILHDYYCLCRNTYLFYNDEQFCGPAPIGSPLCTSCRYGEGREAIYDSINQLFIKHNVVIVSPSENGKRIFLRLFQHLEQNVRVIFHQHVIPSKNSITRFSMDDRNINIAYIGGKNSYKGWNAWVKLNGIANKSDYDFYHFSFADQTLPGTNFVDTSFHNGSKQDTTSRLIEHEIDVVLLWSNWFGNYNYTYYESLAANCLVITYKDSGNIADQTRHFKNGLVLDSEQELVELFNDTEKLKEIVASYKKSNMIYKITVNNELADELMGRRLYLHSEYQSAERQLNNDYEQTIDSLIQVQLELQQKLKVFDQHYKGLETHSNELETRYNESLVHSQQLETLYNELFHKDIENMANIQLLTSQFNEYYGNHLMISKRLAQLEGERFLKTFIRAFYKLIPLRIRLKLKKFFGI, from the coding sequence TTGATCCATAGCGGGGTTGCTGAAAAGATCTATAGTGATTTGACCTACAAGGATTGCGTGGTTTCATTTCATCATGTAGATTACCGAAAGACTACCGGTGGTGCAGAGAAGTACGGAGTAGAGCAACAAAAGATGATGAATGATCGTAGCATTTCTTATGTTGCATTATTTATTGTTACTAATCAGGATGGGCATAAAGTAGGTTCTAATCATTTAATTGTTGAAGTTGTGATTGATGGGAAAACATCGTGCTTTTTGGCGGCATGGCAAGTCGGATTTTGTTTTTCAAATCTTATTTCGACTAAAAAAATTAATCTCATGCGCATTTTTCTTAATGGCTTAAATATGAATATTGCCATGATTGATGAGATCTTAAGCAGAATAAAAGAAAAAGAAGAAATAGAAACGTTTCATATTTTACATGATTATTACTGCCTATGCCGTAATACTTATTTGTTTTATAATGATGAACAGTTTTGTGGTCCAGCCCCAATTGGTTCGCCACTCTGCACGTCCTGTCGTTATGGTGAAGGACGCGAAGCCATTTATGATAGTATTAATCAGCTCTTTATAAAGCATAACGTGGTTATCGTGTCACCTTCAGAAAATGGGAAACGGATTTTTTTACGGTTATTTCAGCATTTGGAGCAAAATGTTCGCGTAATTTTTCATCAGCATGTCATTCCATCAAAAAATAGCATTACTCGCTTCTCAATGGATGACCGTAATATAAATATTGCATATATTGGTGGGAAAAATAGCTATAAAGGTTGGAATGCTTGGGTAAAGTTAAATGGGATAGCCAATAAATCGGATTATGACTTTTATCATTTTAGTTTCGCAGATCAGACTTTACCGGGTACGAATTTTGTAGACACGAGTTTTCACAATGGCTCTAAGCAGGATACAACATCACGATTGATCGAACATGAAATTGATGTTGTGCTACTTTGGTCAAATTGGTTTGGTAACTATAATTACACCTATTACGAAAGTTTGGCGGCAAATTGTTTGGTTATTACTTACAAAGACAGCGGCAACATTGCAGATCAGACTAGACATTTTAAAAATGGGCTAGTTTTAGATTCTGAACAAGAATTAGTTGAGTTGTTTAATGATACGGAGAAGTTAAAAGAAATTGTCGCCAGCTACAAAAAGTCTAATATGATATACAAAATCACTGTAAATAATGAACTGGCAGACGAACTTATGGGGCGAAGACTCTACTTACACTCAGAATACCAGAGCGCGGAGCGACAGCTAAATAATGATTATGAACAAACGATTGACAGTTTAATCCAGGTTCAGCTTGAATTGCAACAGAAACTTAAGGTATTTGACCAGCACTATAAGGGATTAGAAACTCATTCTAATGAATTGGAAACACGTTATAACGAGAGCTTGGTTCATTCGCAACAATTAGAAACTCTATATAATGAGTTATTCCATAAAGATATCGAAAATATGGCAAACATTCAGCTACTTACGAGTCAATTTAATGAGTATTATGGAAATCATCTAATGATTTCCAAAAGACTGGCGCAATTGGAAGGCGAACGTTTTCTAAAAACATTCATTAGAGCGTTCTACAAGTTAATACCGCTTCGTATTCGGTTGAAATTAAAAAAGTTTTTTGGGATTTGA
- a CDS encoding AraC family transcriptional regulator, giving the protein MDYLQAIQRFVDSVEDQIEEQVDIDRLIGMTYISKFHFYRLFTAVVGITVYNYIRKRKLIWAAAELRKVRGSILDIAVKYGFGSQEVFSRNFKKMFQIPPAKYRSKYAGKDHRLEVLSSRIDIESIWLDIKAKHGHVVVTDHREKIDNLQLVGIERLSCDENVSTIFPSIESFIQQAEGIPNRKSDTVFRLCYDITYIGETAYFKEMVAVEVKEWGSIPAGMKQIELNGLNMMKFVHRGKLFQTNKDNILSTYHFLYQYRIPASNAKLTGELLLEKYLPTFQSPYSDDVEVEIYLSVQ; this is encoded by the coding sequence ATGGATTATCTGCAGGCGATTCAGCGTTTTGTTGATTCAGTGGAAGACCAAATCGAGGAACAAGTCGACATTGATCGGTTGATTGGAATGACCTATATCTCGAAGTTCCATTTCTATCGTCTCTTTACAGCAGTGGTCGGTATAACGGTATACAATTACATACGCAAGAGGAAGTTGATTTGGGCTGCTGCTGAATTGAGAAAAGTTCGCGGCAGCATTTTGGATATTGCGGTTAAGTACGGTTTTGGCTCACAGGAGGTTTTTAGCCGCAATTTCAAAAAAATGTTTCAGATTCCTCCCGCAAAATATCGTTCAAAGTATGCAGGCAAGGATCACCGGTTGGAGGTACTGTCATCGAGAATCGATATAGAATCGATCTGGTTGGATATTAAAGCAAAACATGGTCATGTGGTCGTAACAGACCATCGTGAAAAGATTGATAATTTACAGCTCGTCGGCATTGAACGACTGTCGTGCGACGAGAATGTGAGCACAATCTTTCCGTCTATCGAATCGTTCATTCAGCAAGCTGAAGGAATTCCTAACCGGAAATCGGATACTGTATTCCGTCTGTGTTACGACATTACTTACATTGGCGAAACAGCTTATTTTAAGGAGATGGTTGCGGTCGAAGTGAAGGAGTGGGGGAGTATCCCGGCAGGAATGAAGCAAATCGAATTAAACGGGCTGAACATGATGAAGTTTGTACATCGGGGCAAGTTGTTTCAAACGAATAAGGACAACATTCTCTCAACCTACCATTTTTTATACCAATACCGCATTCCTGCTTCAAATGCGAAACTGACAGGCGAGCTTCTGCTTGAGAAGTATTTACCCACATTTCAATCTCCTTACTCAGACGATGTGGAGGTGGAAATTTACCTTTCGGTTCAGTAG
- a CDS encoding apolipoprotein N-acyltransferase, with amino-acid sequence MRFNSNVWLIAAVCLFYLVPITSNLYVLTAWLAPALLLIYMYRERVKHSVPIALAFVSFVMIISNRSVIPGGLVVDSITVLISTVMLIMLLLLNKWVVTRTRPAAALLFFPLLMTSFEYFTSYGNAFGTFNSTAYSQLAIRPLAMLASMFGIWGIVFIQYLFASLLAYTFQSGFREGVRQNKRLLISTVTVLLLFVGGSVVLESGQNQTETIKVTGITPDRIIWDDTIQQLFDQWEKTGFYDQLAEQSVLVEQINRINEGLFLRTGQELERGSSLISWSEGASIVLEQEEKAFLRRLQSLSAAHGAVLVVGYVRINAPDGAKMDNQVVIIDADGTIKAEYSKFSLVPGEERYFHKGEEAVPVVETAIGKIAVAICFDADFPHRIREAGLHNPDVFIIPSSDWESITPYHTEISAFRAIENQMPVLRVTHSGMSAVYDAKGRKVSEMNDLDSDHGIVFTAELPLSDRKHTVYKIIGDLLPLLCGAASLLILTITVAVTIISKVRKARTT; translated from the coding sequence GTGCGGTTTAATTCGAATGTCTGGTTAATAGCTGCGGTCTGTTTATTCTATTTGGTGCCAATTACTTCGAATCTCTATGTGTTGACGGCTTGGTTAGCGCCAGCTTTGCTGCTGATCTATATGTATAGAGAGAGGGTGAAACATTCAGTCCCGATCGCGCTTGCGTTCGTTAGTTTCGTGATGATCATTTCCAATCGAAGTGTCATTCCTGGCGGTCTCGTAGTTGATTCAATCACGGTGTTGATTTCTACCGTTATGCTGATTATGTTGCTGTTGTTAAATAAATGGGTGGTCACCCGAACCAGACCTGCAGCAGCTTTGTTATTTTTCCCGTTGTTGATGACATCATTTGAGTATTTTACAAGCTATGGGAACGCGTTCGGGACATTCAATTCTACCGCATATAGTCAATTGGCGATAAGACCCCTTGCGATGTTGGCATCTATGTTTGGTATATGGGGGATCGTATTTATCCAGTATTTGTTCGCCTCGCTGCTGGCATATACGTTTCAATCAGGATTTCGAGAGGGTGTTCGACAAAATAAACGGTTATTGATCAGTACAGTAACAGTATTATTACTATTTGTCGGAGGAAGCGTGGTGCTGGAATCGGGACAGAATCAGACAGAAACGATCAAGGTGACAGGTATTACACCGGATCGGATCATATGGGATGACACAATACAACAATTATTCGACCAATGGGAAAAGACAGGGTTTTATGATCAACTAGCGGAACAGTCCGTATTAGTCGAACAGATAAATCGTATAAATGAAGGCTTGTTCCTTCGTACTGGCCAGGAGCTCGAACGTGGCAGCAGCTTGATCAGTTGGTCGGAGGGAGCTTCGATTGTGTTGGAACAAGAGGAAAAGGCATTTCTGAGACGTTTGCAGTCACTTTCGGCAGCGCACGGAGCGGTTTTGGTTGTAGGATATGTGAGAATAAACGCACCGGATGGAGCTAAGATGGATAACCAAGTGGTTATTATTGATGCAGATGGCACGATAAAAGCGGAATATTCCAAATTTTCTTTAGTACCCGGGGAGGAGCGTTACTTCCATAAAGGCGAAGAGGCAGTGCCTGTTGTCGAGACAGCCATTGGGAAAATTGCGGTAGCGATCTGCTTCGATGCGGATTTCCCACACCGAATTCGCGAAGCCGGATTACACAATCCTGATGTATTCATTATTCCATCCAGCGACTGGGAGTCGATTACACCTTATCACACGGAAATCAGCGCTTTTCGAGCGATCGAAAATCAGATGCCGGTTCTGCGCGTCACACATTCCGGAATGAGTGCGGTATACGATGCGAAGGGTCGGAAGGTCTCAGAAATGAACGATTTGGATAGCGATCACGGCATTGTCTTCACGGCGGAGCTTCCTCTATCAGATCGGAAACATACCGTATATAAAATCATCGGAGATCTATTGCCATTACTGTGTGGAGCGGCATCTCTACTCATTCTAACTATAACCGTAGCAGTAACAATCATCAGCAAAGTGCGTAAAGCACGAACAACATAG
- the fliD gene encoding flagellar filament capping protein FliD encodes MALSINSINSNNSIYPINRTASLSFQSSNSQNANQSFFSKYAVKNNSYEQYIKTAATGIANFLKSAQDMQASAQKLMQKDHSSFQARIAESSDSKKVTATASAGAASKTYEVKVNAIATSQTNSGTFLSKAEPSVVSKGINEFNITIGGKSTKVSAVISDNDTNDQSLTKLKDAVNAAKTGVTASIVTDDKTGNKKLELSSDKTGADQAFEVKDVTGNAMSATGVKNATQLASNASYSVNGGATQTSQSNTIDLEKGKATATLVAPSTDTVNIRIKPDEDKVIAQVKDLVSSYNTIHNRLKEAGGVMNSSVRKSMESLVSSSTYERIGINRNGDGTLKLDEEQLKKSLSSNFEQTTKAISGNYGLADRLSSAAEKYNESSASSLLNSKARQVQQFAMYQSSMQMAMPTQASGWVVNSLY; translated from the coding sequence ATGGCGTTATCGATTAACTCAATTAACTCAAATAACTCGATATATCCGATTAACAGAACGGCGTCTTTGAGTTTCCAGTCTTCTAATAGTCAGAATGCGAACCAGTCTTTCTTTTCAAAGTATGCTGTTAAGAACAACTCTTATGAGCAATATATCAAGACAGCAGCAACCGGGATCGCGAATTTTTTGAAATCTGCGCAGGATATGCAAGCATCGGCGCAAAAATTAATGCAGAAGGATCATTCATCTTTCCAAGCACGGATTGCGGAATCATCGGACAGCAAGAAGGTTACTGCAACTGCATCGGCCGGAGCTGCAAGCAAAACTTATGAAGTTAAAGTGAATGCCATCGCGACTTCTCAAACGAACAGTGGAACATTTTTGTCTAAAGCAGAACCGTCCGTTGTAAGCAAAGGCATCAATGAGTTCAACATTACAATAGGCGGCAAGAGTACGAAGGTATCGGCTGTTATCTCCGATAACGATACGAACGATCAATCGCTGACTAAGCTGAAAGATGCGGTCAATGCAGCGAAGACGGGCGTAACCGCCAGTATTGTAACGGATGATAAAACAGGCAATAAGAAGCTTGAGTTAAGCAGCGACAAGACAGGAGCGGATCAGGCTTTCGAGGTTAAAGATGTTACCGGCAACGCGATGTCGGCAACCGGCGTTAAGAATGCAACTCAGCTAGCGTCCAATGCATCCTACAGCGTGAACGGCGGCGCAACTCAAACCTCGCAGTCGAACACGATTGATCTGGAGAAGGGTAAAGCTACGGCGACACTAGTAGCCCCGTCAACGGACACTGTGAATATACGAATCAAACCGGACGAAGACAAAGTCATCGCGCAAGTTAAAGATCTGGTGTCGAGTTACAATACGATTCATAATCGCTTGAAAGAAGCAGGTGGAGTTATGAATTCATCTGTCCGCAAAAGCATGGAATCGCTAGTTAGCTCATCTACTTATGAGCGAATCGGTATTAACCGTAACGGCGATGGCACTCTCAAGCTGGATGAAGAGCAGCTTAAGAAGAGTTTAAGCTCAAATTTCGAACAAACAACGAAAGCGATTAGCGGCAACTATGGTCTAGCTGACCGTCTGTCATCAGCAGCTGAAAAATACAATGAATCCTCGGCAAGCAGTCTGCTGAACTCGAAGGCTCGCCAGGTGCAGCAATTCGCGATGTACCAATCATCGATGCAAATGGCTATGCCGACACAGGCAAGCGGATGGGTCGTGAATTCGCTTTATTAA
- a CDS encoding xanthine phosphoribosyltransferase — translation MKVLEERIRQEGSILSDTVLKVDSFLNHQVDTQLALEIGEQFAQIFANRGITKVITIEASGIQFAMATGIALKVPFIYAKKKKAVTLNEQVYTAPVYSFTKQETYQVCVSAKYLGPHDKVLIVDDFLATGAALVGLVDIVSVSGAELVGVGCVIEKSFQEGRSLLEKKGVEVHSLARIAAMSPGEVTFVRGEQTVSQQSLVIENAK, via the coding sequence ATGAAAGTACTAGAAGAAAGAATACGCCAAGAAGGATCAATTTTGTCAGACACTGTCCTAAAGGTGGACTCATTCCTTAACCATCAGGTGGATACGCAGCTTGCACTTGAAATTGGAGAGCAATTTGCACAGATATTTGCTAATCGAGGAATTACGAAAGTGATTACGATTGAAGCAAGTGGTATTCAGTTCGCAATGGCAACAGGAATTGCCCTGAAAGTGCCGTTTATTTATGCAAAGAAGAAGAAAGCAGTCACGCTTAATGAGCAAGTATACACTGCACCTGTTTATTCTTTTACTAAACAAGAAACCTACCAAGTTTGTGTTTCAGCTAAATACTTGGGACCTCATGATAAAGTATTGATCGTTGATGATTTTTTAGCGACAGGTGCAGCACTTGTTGGTTTGGTTGATATTGTCAGTGTATCCGGAGCTGAACTTGTCGGAGTAGGTTGTGTTATCGAGAAGAGCTTCCAAGAAGGGCGAAGTCTGCTAGAGAAAAAAGGTGTCGAAGTTCATTCATTAGCAAGAATAGCCGCTATGTCTCCTGGTGAAGTTACTTTTGTTCGGGGCGAACAAACTGTGTCTCAGCAATCTCTGGTGATCGAAAATGCTAAGTAA
- a CDS encoding nucleobase:cation symporter-2 family protein has product MLSNQKVFTLGLQHVIAMYAGAIIVPIIVGAELNLTTAQIAYLIAADLFTCGIATILQVMRTKHFGSGLPVVLGCTFTAVGPIIAIASTSNLATAYGAIIISGIFVVLAAPLYGKMLKFFPTIVTGSVVTIIGLSLIPVAMNNAAGGLGNDGYGSVKNLLLALLTLVVILVINRFTTGFLRAISVLIGIVVGTITASALGMVHFTAVGEASWFQVAEPFYFGTPEISITAIVTMIIVAIVSMVESTGVYLAVGKAIDEKVENKQIVNGLRSEGVAITIGGIFNAFPYTAFSQNVGLISISRVKTRNVIFAAGGIMVVLGLLPKLAALTTIIPSAVLGGAMIVMFGSVAASGVSILSGVDLQKGSNLIIVACSIAVGLGSATVPEMFDQLPNFAKMILQNGIVSGSITAILLNILMSKRDTHNVELNKE; this is encoded by the coding sequence ATGCTAAGTAATCAAAAAGTTTTTACGTTAGGCTTACAGCATGTAATAGCTATGTATGCCGGTGCAATTATTGTGCCGATTATTGTTGGTGCGGAGCTCAATCTGACTACAGCTCAAATAGCCTATCTGATTGCAGCTGATTTGTTCACATGTGGGATTGCTACCATTTTGCAGGTAATGCGTACAAAGCATTTTGGCAGTGGATTACCTGTAGTATTAGGCTGTACATTTACGGCGGTAGGACCGATTATTGCGATAGCTTCAACATCGAATTTGGCTACGGCATACGGTGCGATCATTATATCAGGAATATTCGTTGTGTTAGCAGCACCCCTATATGGGAAAATGTTAAAGTTCTTCCCCACCATTGTAACGGGGTCAGTTGTAACGATTATTGGTCTTTCTCTTATACCTGTAGCCATGAATAACGCGGCAGGCGGCCTTGGGAATGATGGCTATGGATCCGTTAAAAATTTGTTATTAGCATTGCTAACGTTAGTTGTCATTCTCGTTATTAATCGATTCACGACAGGCTTTCTTCGTGCGATTTCGGTTCTTATTGGAATTGTGGTAGGGACAATTACTGCCTCTGCATTAGGCATGGTTCACTTTACTGCTGTAGGAGAGGCATCATGGTTCCAGGTGGCGGAGCCTTTCTATTTTGGAACGCCAGAAATTAGTATTACAGCAATTGTTACCATGATCATTGTAGCGATTGTGAGTATGGTGGAATCTACAGGCGTTTATCTAGCGGTAGGTAAAGCGATCGATGAGAAAGTGGAGAACAAGCAAATTGTGAATGGCTTGAGATCGGAAGGTGTTGCAATTACGATTGGTGGTATTTTTAATGCGTTTCCGTATACGGCCTTCTCTCAAAATGTAGGGTTAATTTCAATTTCTCGTGTGAAGACTAGAAATGTAATCTTTGCTGCAGGTGGAATTATGGTTGTGCTTGGTCTATTGCCAAAGTTAGCGGCACTAACAACGATTATTCCTAGTGCAGTGCTTGGCGGCGCGATGATTGTTATGTTTGGTTCGGTCGCAGCATCGGGAGTTTCCATTCTATCTGGAGTGGATTTGCAAAAGGGAAGTAATCTCATTATTGTCGCATGCAGCATTGCGGTCGGATTAGGTTCGGCTACTGTACCAGAGATGTTTGATCAATTACCCAACTTTGCAAAAATGATTTTGCAAAACGGTATTGTTTCAGGTTCTATCACAGCTATTCTGCTAAATATTCTAATGTCCAAGCGAGATACTCATAACGTTGAATTAAATAAAGAATAG
- a CDS encoding transcriptional regulator — MRTIWYPTVGNFKHLYAEWEVRDYGNRCRYLDLTYMPGGAKGCIEIHGYRSHARDIETWRFKDLCKKQAYLVLDDWLFLPIAYLSIEEEPEVIKQMVLSFIGKFVSMSTNQSLSWIEAETLRFARGVIRPFHSDELALHLNRSTRQARRILDKLVEMSVIIVHNGQQRYRTYQVVNHDR, encoded by the coding sequence TTGCGAACCATATGGTATCCTACTGTAGGAAACTTTAAGCATTTATATGCAGAATGGGAAGTTCGGGATTATGGAAACCGATGCCGTTATCTAGATCTTACCTATATGCCCGGTGGAGCCAAAGGCTGTATTGAAATCCACGGTTACCGATCTCACGCCCGAGATATTGAAACATGGCGGTTCAAGGATTTGTGTAAAAAACAAGCGTACCTCGTATTGGACGATTGGCTGTTCCTGCCTATTGCATACTTATCGATCGAAGAAGAACCAGAGGTTATCAAGCAGATGGTTTTGTCTTTTATAGGTAAGTTTGTGTCCATGTCAACCAATCAATCGCTTAGTTGGATTGAAGCTGAGACATTACGGTTTGCGCGTGGTGTTATTCGACCTTTTCACTCCGATGAGCTTGCCTTGCACCTGAATCGATCCACTAGACAAGCTAGACGTATTTTAGACAAGCTCGTGGAAATGAGTGTTATTATTGTTCACAATGGACAGCAGCGTTATCGCACCTATCAAGTGGTCAATCATGACCGTTAG
- a CDS encoding DUF4179 domain-containing protein gives MNLKELTSFYNEITPTDEQKQNMYAKIKTYQEGEAPMKKTTKKVTALAVVVAVFLLFTTAVFASTLNWNELLIQHFKPSKSQIKAMKGNVSIPEATVTNNGVTITVKQTIVDSQNVYVLYEMTVPESIDLNDDIRWKGEYFGLKPKAMGEARPSLGGGSTILKQDKHTRTGLYYKPLTVLNGNSAAIMLFEDLTLNQMIYDKKGEFMGLNRIPLIEGEWEITWDLMIDDTQSIKLEPNKPLSLKKSKNKVTKIEISPLSIYILIEGSDILTRVKPIVKFKDGSQLSFNFMSTGKSFSYNYAEGSVEAQGNHLYYKFDQIISPEDVESISIGDVTIPVLK, from the coding sequence ATGAATCTAAAAGAGCTAACCTCTTTTTACAATGAAATCACTCCAACCGACGAGCAGAAGCAAAACATGTATGCAAAAATAAAAACCTATCAAGAAGGAGAAGCTCCTATGAAAAAAACAACTAAAAAAGTTACTGCTCTTGCAGTCGTCGTAGCTGTCTTTCTCCTATTCACTACGGCAGTATTTGCGTCAACACTTAATTGGAATGAACTATTAATTCAACATTTTAAGCCATCGAAAAGTCAAATAAAAGCAATGAAAGGTAATGTAAGCATACCTGAAGCAACTGTGACAAACAACGGTGTAACCATAACTGTAAAACAAACGATTGTGGATTCTCAGAATGTTTACGTGCTGTATGAGATGACTGTTCCTGAATCAATTGATCTGAATGACGACATCCGTTGGAAAGGAGAATATTTTGGACTGAAGCCAAAAGCTATGGGAGAAGCCCGCCCAAGCCTCGGAGGCGGATCAACCATTTTGAAGCAAGATAAGCATACACGTACAGGATTATATTATAAGCCTCTAACAGTCTTGAACGGCAATAGCGCTGCTATCATGCTATTTGAAGATTTGACTCTGAATCAGATGATTTATGATAAAAAAGGTGAATTTATGGGTCTAAATAGAATTCCACTTATAGAGGGTGAATGGGAAATAACGTGGGATTTAATGATTGATGATACGCAAAGCATTAAGCTTGAACCCAATAAACCCCTTAGTCTAAAAAAGAGCAAAAACAAAGTTACAAAAATTGAAATATCACCATTATCCATTTATATTCTAATTGAGGGCAGCGATATATTAACCCGAGTTAAGCCTATTGTTAAATTCAAAGACGGCAGTCAACTGAGCTTTAACTTTATGAGCACAGGTAAATCATTTTCTTACAACTATGCCGAAGGCTCCGTCGAAGCTCAAGGCAATCACCTCTATTACAAATTTGATCAAATCATAAGCCCTGAAGATGTGGAAAGCATCTCAATTGGGGATGTAACGATACCTGTATTGAAGTAA
- a CDS encoding RNA polymerase sigma factor, producing the protein MSKDDEIAEVFNKHASMVYRIAFMFLKNTVEAEDATQTVFLKLLKYQDKFENDEHIKAWLIVTAKNTCKDAVKNWWRWLHRDNLKQVEQHGYIQKLSNSDVWEKVMSLNNKYKLPIYLYYYEGYSTLEISDILCLNHATVRTHMRTARKKLKIMLEEEKLNESKRANLFLQ; encoded by the coding sequence ATGAGTAAGGATGATGAAATAGCTGAAGTTTTCAACAAACATGCATCAATGGTGTATCGGATCGCATTTATGTTCTTAAAAAATACCGTTGAAGCCGAAGATGCTACCCAAACTGTCTTTTTAAAGCTACTAAAATATCAAGATAAGTTTGAGAACGATGAGCATATTAAAGCGTGGCTAATTGTTACAGCGAAAAACACTTGCAAAGATGCGGTAAAGAATTGGTGGCGTTGGTTACATAGAGATAACCTGAAGCAGGTTGAACAACATGGGTACATTCAAAAATTGTCCAATAGCGATGTGTGGGAGAAGGTGATGAGCTTGAATAACAAGTATAAGTTGCCTATCTACCTATATTATTATGAAGGTTATTCCACTCTGGAAATTTCCGACATCCTTTGTCTTAACCATGCAACGGTTCGTACACATATGCGTACAGCTCGTAAGAAACTGAAAATCATGTTGGAGGAGGAAAAATTAAATGAATCTAAAAGAGCTAACCTCTTTTTACAATGA
- a CDS encoding TroA family protein produces the protein MVYAYGANFGRGGEILYGEFGLKAPKRIQKEAIEGTSGWASLSLEALPEYAGDYIFIEDSGSGVEVDNVVWKSLPAVNSNHVYAIDPAKFSFVDPLSLDKQLEFIVKSLLGAEE, from the coding sequence ATGGTTTATGCGTATGGCGCGAACTTTGGAAGAGGTGGAGAAATTCTTTACGGAGAATTTGGGCTAAAAGCACCTAAACGAATTCAAAAGGAAGCTATTGAAGGAACTTCTGGTTGGGCATCACTCTCACTAGAAGCATTGCCGGAGTATGCAGGAGATTACATTTTTATAGAGGATAGTGGATCAGGGGTGGAAGTTGATAATGTTGTATGGAAAAGCCTTCCGGCAGTAAACAGCAATCATGTCTACGCTATTGATCCAGCGAAATTTTCCTTTGTAGATCCTCTTTCATTAGACAAGCAGCTAGAATTTATCGTAAAAAGTTTGCTAGGTGCCGAGGAGTAA
- a CDS encoding tRNA dihydrouridine synthase has protein sequence MLNNFWRELPRPFFVLAPMEDVTDVVFRHVVSKAGRPDVFFTEFTNTESFCHPEGIYSVRGRLTFTEDEQPMVAHIWGDKPEYFKEMSIGLAKLGFKGVDINMGCPVHNVATKGKGSGLIMHPDLAGDIIQAAKAGGLPVSVKTRLGYNDVEEWRGWLTHILNQNIANLSIHLRTRKEMSLVDAHWELIPEIKQLRDSIAPDTLLTINGDIPDRQTGLKLAEQYGVDGIMIGRGIFHNPFAFEKEPRDHSSDELLDLLRLHLDLHDKYATELTLRPFKVLLRFFKIYVKGFRGASELRNQLMSTKSTDEVRELLNTFGNNDLE, from the coding sequence GTGTTAAATAATTTTTGGCGTGAGTTACCTCGACCATTTTTTGTGCTTGCACCGATGGAAGATGTGACGGATGTTGTTTTTCGGCATGTAGTAAGTAAAGCGGGTAGACCCGATGTTTTTTTTACAGAGTTTACTAACACGGAGAGCTTTTGTCATCCTGAAGGGATTTATAGTGTACGAGGGCGTTTAACATTTACGGAAGATGAACAACCCATGGTTGCACATATTTGGGGGGATAAACCTGAATATTTTAAGGAAATGAGCATTGGTTTAGCTAAGCTTGGTTTCAAAGGTGTAGATATCAATATGGGTTGTCCCGTGCACAATGTTGCCACGAAAGGTAAGGGAAGCGGCCTTATTATGCATCCAGATCTTGCGGGAGATATTATTCAAGCAGCAAAAGCGGGAGGATTACCTGTCAGTGTGAAAACTAGGCTTGGCTACAACGATGTAGAGGAATGGCGGGGTTGGTTAACACATATTCTGAATCAAAATATTGCTAATCTGTCTATCCATCTCCGTACAAGAAAGGAAATGAGCCTAGTAGATGCACATTGGGAACTGATTCCAGAAATTAAGCAGCTTCGTGATAGTATAGCACCAGATACCCTGTTGACAATCAATGGAGATATTCCTGATCGACAAACGGGCTTAAAGCTTGCTGAGCAATATGGTGTGGATGGGATAATGATTGGGAGAGGTATTTTCCATAATCCTTTTGCCTTTGAAAAAGAGCCGAGGGATCATAGCAGTGACGAATTACTTGATCTTTTAAGATTGCATCTTGATCTTCATGATAAATATGCAACAGAATTAACGCTACGTCCATTTAAAGTACTTTTACGATTTTTTAAGATATATGTCAAAGGATTTCGAGGGGCAAGTGAACTACGAAATCAATTGATGAGCACTAAGTCAACGGATGAAGTACGTGAGCTGCTTAATACTTTTGGAAATAATGATCTAGAATGA